In Zunongwangia profunda SM-A87, the following proteins share a genomic window:
- a CDS encoding FecR family protein, with protein MKDLIVKYLTNSINDKELHILYKWLQDENNKQLFKNYVKSNYQIDLLHLPDPEIAYEKMATKLNRPKTTKLIHLYHKNKWFFYTAAVFIVLVATTWFINTQNTPGNQIIPSQQPPITIQLHNGKEININENDNAIQVGRQKVAKHNSINNQLSYIGNKAGATTEYNTIKIPYGKKYKLVLADSTIVHLNSGASLKFPVAFNGRNRKVVLTGEAFFEVTKDSTKPFIVESNKIAVEVLGTKFNMSDYSSDTTSEVVLVEGAVKMQEKESVKDQILHPGEKGTFNQNSKTLQKEKVDTELYTSWIYGKLIFRNKSFDEIFKSLERKFNVEFVIENKPLEKSEFNATFDKDVSLEKMLFYFEKAYDIQYTVKNNKIIIK; from the coding sequence TTGAAAGATTTAATAGTAAAATATTTAACAAACTCTATCAACGATAAAGAATTACATATTCTATATAAGTGGTTGCAGGACGAGAACAATAAACAATTATTTAAGAATTACGTAAAATCTAATTACCAAATTGATTTACTGCATCTTCCGGATCCCGAAATTGCTTATGAAAAAATGGCAACCAAGTTAAACCGCCCTAAAACCACTAAGCTAATCCATCTGTATCATAAAAATAAGTGGTTTTTCTATACCGCAGCTGTTTTCATCGTGCTAGTGGCCACTACATGGTTTATCAATACCCAAAATACTCCGGGAAATCAAATTATTCCTTCGCAACAACCTCCAATCACCATTCAATTACATAATGGTAAAGAAATAAATATTAACGAAAACGATAATGCTATTCAGGTTGGTAGACAAAAAGTGGCCAAACATAATTCGATAAATAACCAGTTAAGCTACATAGGAAATAAAGCGGGTGCAACTACCGAATATAATACGATTAAAATTCCCTACGGAAAAAAATACAAGCTGGTACTGGCCGATAGTACTATTGTTCACCTGAATTCGGGTGCCAGTTTAAAATTTCCAGTTGCATTTAATGGGCGCAACAGAAAAGTAGTATTAACGGGAGAAGCTTTTTTTGAAGTAACTAAAGATAGTACCAAACCTTTTATCGTCGAATCAAATAAAATTGCGGTTGAAGTATTGGGTACAAAATTTAATATGTCTGACTATTCTTCCGATACTACTTCGGAAGTGGTATTGGTAGAGGGTGCTGTAAAAATGCAGGAAAAAGAAAGCGTAAAAGATCAAATCCTGCATCCGGGTGAAAAGGGAACTTTTAATCAGAACTCCAAGACACTTCAAAAAGAAAAAGTAGATACCGAGCTTTATACTTCCTGGATTTATGGCAAATTGATATTCAGAAATAAATCTTTTGACGAAATATTCAAATCCTTAGAACGAAAATTTAATGTGGAGTTTGTGATCGAAAATAAACCTCTGGAAAAAAGTGAGTTTAATGCCACTTTTGATAAAGATGTGAGTCTGGAAAAAATGCTTTTCTATTTCGAAAAGGCTTATGATATACAATACACGGTAAAAAACAATAAAATAATCATTAAATAA
- a CDS encoding RNA polymerase sigma factor translates to MKDELLLLRNIKDGDQVSFKVFFKATYPALFGYVNSYARNRVLAEDITQQTYIKFWENREKIDIDNSPKSYLYTIAYNSFLDSKKREQKERSYIDQLHRAAIEEETNEKEKLELKLERLQKVIESLPEKCKKILIMNKMEGLKYKEIADRLDISVKTVESQMRIAFQKIRESFKNEEIILWMLFGRLSGCSL, encoded by the coding sequence ATGAAAGATGAGCTGTTGTTGTTAAGGAATATTAAAGATGGTGACCAGGTATCCTTTAAGGTCTTTTTTAAGGCGACCTATCCAGCATTATTTGGATATGTGAATTCCTATGCTCGAAACAGAGTACTGGCAGAAGATATTACGCAGCAGACTTACATCAAATTTTGGGAAAACAGAGAAAAGATAGATATAGACAATTCTCCAAAAAGTTATTTATATACCATAGCCTATAATAGTTTTTTAGACTCGAAGAAAAGGGAGCAAAAAGAACGCAGCTATATAGATCAACTCCATCGCGCAGCCATAGAGGAGGAGACCAATGAAAAAGAAAAGTTGGAACTTAAATTAGAACGTCTACAAAAAGTCATAGAAAGTTTACCTGAAAAATGCAAAAAGATTCTAATCATGAATAAGATGGAAGGTTTAAAATATAAAGAAATAGCTGATAGACTTGATATTTCTGTAAAAACCGTAGAGTCTCAAATGCGTATCGCTTTTCAGAAAATTAGGGAGTCCTTTAAAAATGAAGAGATTATTTTATGGATGTTATTTGGTAGATTAAGCGGATGTTCCTTATGA
- a CDS encoding NADP-dependent oxidoreductase: protein MKAIQITKYGDIKDSLKIAEIDKPEISDSEILIAVKAAAANPIDYKIVQGHLKDMLKLDLPSGIGYDVSGVVVEIGNEVKDFKVGDEIFSRVPQEYMGTVAEFVAVDSKVVAHKPENVTFEKSASLPLTGLTAIQALEKVNLKKDDRILIHAGSGGVGSFAIQYAKSKGAIVYTTTSTTNLDWVKALGADRVIDYKNEDYKEVANNLDIVFDTLGDDYTFEAFDIIKEGGRVTSIIGPPDAESAKEMGMENYQLPEKLAKLIEEKSAEYKHTWMQPNADQLKEIKAMIEDRTIRPTIDLVYSFEDAVKAYEYLATGRAQGKIIISLAETFENQ from the coding sequence ATGAAAGCAATACAAATTACAAAATACGGAGATATTAAAGACAGTCTAAAAATTGCTGAAATTGATAAACCGGAAATTTCAGATTCCGAAATTCTAATTGCAGTAAAAGCTGCTGCCGCAAATCCAATCGATTACAAAATAGTCCAGGGGCACCTAAAGGATATGCTTAAGCTTGATCTTCCTTCTGGAATTGGGTATGATGTAAGCGGTGTGGTCGTTGAAATAGGAAATGAAGTTAAGGATTTTAAAGTAGGAGATGAAATATTCAGCAGAGTTCCGCAAGAATACATGGGCACGGTAGCCGAATTCGTTGCCGTAGATAGCAAAGTGGTTGCCCATAAACCTGAGAATGTAACCTTCGAGAAATCCGCTTCGCTACCTTTAACCGGACTAACTGCCATACAGGCTTTGGAGAAAGTGAACTTAAAAAAAGATGATCGAATTTTAATTCACGCTGGCTCTGGTGGAGTGGGCAGTTTTGCCATACAATATGCAAAATCCAAAGGTGCGATAGTTTATACTACGACTAGCACTACCAATCTTGACTGGGTAAAAGCTTTGGGTGCAGACCGTGTAATCGATTATAAAAATGAGGATTATAAAGAGGTAGCCAATAACCTGGATATCGTCTTCGATACTTTGGGCGATGACTATACTTTTGAAGCTTTTGATATTATTAAAGAAGGCGGGAGAGTTACTAGCATAATAGGTCCTCCAGATGCTGAATCTGCTAAAGAAATGGGTATGGAGAATTATCAACTGCCTGAAAAACTGGCTAAGCTTATCGAAGAAAAATCAGCTGAATACAAGCATACATGGATGCAACCAAATGCCGATCAATTGAAAGAGATTAAAGCAATGATAGAGGATCGAACAATAAGGCCAACAATCGATCTTGTTTATTCTTTTGAAGATGCCGTAAAAGCATACGAATATTTAGCTACGGGAAGAGCTCAAGGGAAAATAATCATTAGCCTCGCTGAAACTTTCGAGAATCAATAA
- a CDS encoding ParB/RepB/Spo0J family partition protein, producing the protein MTTKVSTTKKRNRAKSTAKKEVNGKKSSVHQIQNLSIGNIKPDPEQPRKTFNEDALKQLSESIEKHGVLQPITVRQLNGHYVIVMGERRYRASKLAGKKTVPCIVRTYENNDVLEVQIIENLQRQDVEPTEEAEAIAYLSERYVPTEIAKRLGRTNNFIRQRLKLAGLIEGFKQFVRNGEMTISLGVGVALFEPEEQQMMLETMGEDFNAHQINRMIKDQTFDLEKASFDVTDKKLVPKAGSCVECPFNAANQGNLFGDGKMVCTKATCFETKKSKSFLNLIEKSKKENILLIPEIRQYWADDENNQLIISQLEKNGLKVYLLDDVEIIENPIEPTIEAIKIEYQHYDYSEDELKAELKEAIENYEEELKNYNSATDNGFVNGIVFHPETYQNKKVFVKVIEKSKDKSTEYSAPLANRKMADCTPEEQIVKINEREIRKKHIENNKQFEEVVQMIRETDYIDTKKTLSVDEMVAFSISLFENNVDYVGRQKHFSKFLAGTSKMTDVEVVEHFKKNFKKEIFHKLIRYILTRQVHFGESNHVNNLTNISFYNAMQGYYKSKIAGIEKEYAEKRDKREARLKERITILEKKIQELND; encoded by the coding sequence ATGACAACAAAAGTGAGTACAACAAAGAAGCGCAATAGAGCAAAATCTACTGCTAAGAAAGAAGTAAATGGAAAGAAATCATCCGTACATCAAATTCAGAATCTGTCCATCGGCAACATCAAGCCTGACCCAGAACAGCCGAGAAAGACATTTAACGAGGATGCGTTAAAGCAGCTTTCTGAGAGTATCGAAAAGCACGGTGTGTTGCAACCAATTACGGTTAGGCAACTAAATGGCCACTACGTCATCGTGATGGGCGAAAGAAGGTATCGTGCAAGTAAATTGGCAGGTAAGAAGACTGTGCCCTGTATCGTAAGAACTTATGAGAACAATGATGTTCTGGAAGTTCAAATCATCGAAAATCTGCAAAGACAGGATGTCGAGCCTACCGAAGAAGCTGAGGCGATTGCTTACCTGAGCGAGAGATATGTACCTACCGAAATTGCAAAGCGATTGGGTAGAACGAATAACTTTATCAGACAACGCCTAAAACTGGCAGGTTTGATTGAAGGTTTTAAACAATTTGTCCGCAATGGCGAAATGACTATTTCTTTGGGTGTTGGTGTTGCACTTTTTGAACCAGAGGAACAACAGATGATGTTGGAAACGATGGGCGAAGATTTTAATGCACATCAAATCAATAGGATGATTAAAGACCAGACCTTTGACTTGGAAAAGGCATCTTTTGATGTAACTGATAAGAAGTTGGTGCCGAAGGCTGGATCTTGTGTAGAATGTCCGTTCAATGCGGCCAATCAAGGTAATCTGTTTGGCGACGGTAAAATGGTCTGTACCAAAGCAACTTGCTTTGAAACAAAGAAAAGCAAGTCGTTCTTGAACTTGATTGAGAAATCGAAGAAAGAGAATATTCTCTTGATTCCTGAAATACGACAGTACTGGGCAGATGACGAAAACAATCAGCTCATTATTTCACAGTTGGAAAAGAATGGTTTGAAAGTCTATTTACTGGATGATGTTGAAATCATCGAAAATCCAATTGAGCCAACAATTGAGGCCATCAAAATAGAATATCAACATTACGATTATTCAGAAGATGAATTAAAAGCTGAGCTTAAGGAAGCCATTGAGAACTACGAAGAAGAATTAAAAAATTACAATTCAGCAACTGACAATGGATTTGTAAATGGCATCGTTTTCCATCCTGAGACCTACCAAAACAAAAAAGTGTTTGTCAAGGTCATTGAAAAGTCAAAAGATAAATCCACGGAATATTCTGCACCATTGGCCAACAGAAAAATGGCAGATTGTACACCCGAAGAACAAATCGTGAAAATCAACGAAAGGGAAATCCGCAAGAAGCACATCGAGAACAACAAGCAGTTTGAAGAAGTTGTCCAGATGATTCGTGAGACAGACTATATCGATACCAAAAAAACACTTTCGGTAGATGAAATGGTTGCCTTTTCAATTTCGCTATTTGAAAACAACGTCGATTATGTAGGTCGGCAAAAGCACTTTTCCAAGTTTTTAGCGGGTACTTCGAAGATGACAGATGTTGAAGTTGTTGAACATTTCAAGAAGAATTTCAAAAAGGAAATTTTCCACAAATTGATTCGCTACATACTTACGAGACAAGTCCATTTTGGTGAAAGCAACCACGTCAACAATCTGACGAATATTTCATTCTACAATGCGATGCAGGGATATTACAAATCCAAAATTGCAGGCATTGAGAAGGAATATGCCGAAAAACGAGACAAGCGTGAAGCACGTTTGAAAGAGCGCATCACAATTCTTGAAAAGAAAATTCAGGAACTCAACGATTAG
- a CDS encoding DUF932 domain-containing protein, with protein sequence MYLQNLQQDEIFVSNEMKSLKSLTQMESRRGLENAIISNGKIVNVVSNSYGHIPNQLFFRKAEEMLTDAQLNFHKRTINKNDRSFITDFIIDDKSQFTVKNDKDLILPMLRFKNSYDGSEKTSGHFGFYREVCSNGLHVSQAEIEFSIKHSRNNTDLIMPRLNNLFDKFLDNEFYTITKKFDKMKEFKIIDTQEFVKAVLDKTKLFRYECSDKNSDPSKKSREVIEILNHEALLLNEEPNLWLGYNAFNSVLHNVLKKSFGQQERLDKKLFDEVYAMA encoded by the coding sequence ATGTATTTACAAAATTTGCAACAAGATGAAATTTTCGTTTCCAATGAAATGAAATCCTTGAAAAGTCTGACCCAGATGGAATCCCGACGAGGGCTTGAAAATGCCATCATCTCAAATGGAAAAATCGTTAACGTGGTATCGAACAGTTACGGGCACATTCCGAATCAATTGTTCTTCAGGAAAGCTGAAGAAATGTTGACCGATGCACAACTGAACTTCCACAAGCGCACCATCAATAAAAACGATAGGTCGTTCATCACAGACTTCATCATCGACGATAAAAGCCAATTTACGGTCAAAAACGATAAGGATTTGATACTTCCGATGCTTCGGTTCAAAAACTCTTATGATGGTAGTGAAAAGACCTCTGGCCATTTTGGGTTTTATAGAGAAGTGTGCTCAAACGGTCTGCACGTTTCACAAGCAGAAATTGAGTTTTCCATCAAGCACAGCAGGAACAATACCGACCTCATTATGCCGAGGTTGAACAATCTGTTCGATAAGTTTCTGGATAATGAGTTCTACACCATTACCAAGAAATTCGATAAAATGAAGGAATTTAAAATCATCGACACACAAGAGTTTGTGAAAGCAGTTCTCGATAAAACAAAACTTTTTAGATACGAGTGTAGCGACAAGAACAGCGACCCTTCAAAAAAGTCTCGTGAAGTCATTGAGATATTGAACCACGAAGCCTTGTTGCTCAATGAAGAACCGAATCTTTGGCTGGGCTATAATGCATTCAATTCTGTACTTCATAATGTTTTGAAGAAAAGTTTCGGCCAACAAGAACGGTTGGATAAAAAGCTGTTTGATGAAGTCTATGCTATGGCATAA
- a CDS encoding single-stranded DNA-binding protein yields MSSIRNHVQLIGNVGQEPTITNLESGKKVARFSLATNEYYKDSKGEKQTDTNWHTVVAWGKTAEIVEKYVEKGKEVGITGKLKTRTYTTDDGNQRYVTDVVADEILLLGSKSDK; encoded by the coding sequence ATGAGTTCTATTAGAAATCACGTACAGTTGATTGGAAACGTTGGACAAGAGCCAACCATTACGAACCTTGAAAGCGGAAAGAAAGTAGCCCGCTTCTCACTCGCTACGAACGAGTATTACAAAGACAGCAAAGGCGAAAAGCAAACGGACACCAACTGGCATACCGTAGTGGCTTGGGGCAAGACTGCTGAAATCGTTGAGAAATATGTCGAAAAAGGCAAAGAAGTAGGAATCACGGGAAAACTAAAGACCCGAACCTATACCACGGACGATGGAAACCAACGCTATGTTACCGACGTGGTAGCAGATGAAATCCTTTTACTTGGAAGCAAAAGCGACAAGTAA
- a CDS encoding DUF6876 family protein, translating into MKAQVNEIKERLQYFNGTEMFYQIPLLKTRFTDGLKYLSEVAECFWLITDASVIAKSLMNRSEFITIDFKRLPEEKQDYSGYEAEIIYSDGNDNILEKHGYRATDFPLDELRLFFVNDTLMLPSEY; encoded by the coding sequence ATGAAAGCACAAGTTAACGAAATCAAAGAGCGGTTGCAATATTTTAATGGAACAGAAATGTTCTATCAAATCCCGCTATTGAAAACACGATTTACCGATGGATTGAAATATCTTTCCGAGGTTGCCGAATGTTTTTGGCTTATTACGGATGCTTCCGTAATTGCAAAAAGTCTGATGAACCGAAGCGAATTTATAACCATCGACTTTAAAAGGTTGCCCGAAGAAAAACAGGATTATTCGGGTTACGAAGCCGAAATAATTTACAGCGATGGAAACGATAACATTTTGGAAAAACACGGCTATCGTGCCACCGATTTTCCACTCGATGAACTGCGGTTGTTTTTTGTAAATGATACGCTGATGTTACCAAGTGAATATTAA
- a CDS encoding BfmA/BtgA family mobilization protein, translating to MDSFITIRFKRKTAKRFQEFSKMHFKTHTEAMENILDFFLYNEISPKEKLGPTGRTIEAKLLKRINAVIAIMRDVEKTQTKPTVAMLQSLFVMEEPNKKPLIVEKKYAEEKKEVRFRERRNIKNEL from the coding sequence ATGGATTCATTCATCACTATCAGGTTCAAAAGAAAAACTGCCAAGCGGTTTCAGGAATTTTCAAAGATGCACTTTAAAACACACACCGAAGCGATGGAAAACATCCTTGATTTTTTCCTATATAATGAGATTTCCCCAAAGGAAAAATTGGGACCAACAGGACGTACTATCGAGGCTAAATTACTCAAAAGAATCAATGCGGTCATCGCCATAATGCGTGATGTAGAAAAAACCCAAACCAAACCTACGGTCGCAATGTTGCAATCCCTTTTTGTGATGGAAGAACCTAACAAAAAGCCATTGATAGTTGAAAAGAAATATGCCGAAGAAAAGAAAGAAGTACGCTTCCGCGAAAGGCGTAACATTAAGAACGAACTATAA
- the mobB gene encoding MobB family relaxase — translation MYITITPQKMGGNFSKSSADFVGYLEKENQGLEQQDMEHFFNQYGDEISAEAVIREIDGNTAKLEKHEPRFYSITISPSKYELQKLQNSSEDLKRYTRELMKDYVASFNREIKGRPVNIDDIKYYAKIEHQRTFKGTDFQVKENQPYATKILQLKTEIRNVQEGRAEGNIKKMKKEIAKLEKQAPHQQNGKRIVQGMRKDGNQSHIHIVVSRKDASNRFSLSPGSKYKASDVKLNGETVKRGFNRDKFFERAEKTFDKTFGYKRNFAETYKARKDFVKNPNLYFAALIKLPANEKALAFKMIAKTGLPIVPNIPVSQTQVALRVLKRLRRGAEIAIKSSSIGI, via the coding sequence ATGTATATCACAATAACACCTCAAAAAATGGGCGGTAATTTTTCCAAAAGTTCGGCAGATTTTGTTGGCTATTTAGAGAAAGAAAATCAAGGTCTGGAACAACAGGATATGGAACATTTTTTCAATCAATACGGCGATGAGATTTCTGCTGAGGCAGTCATTAGGGAAATCGATGGGAATACCGCAAAATTGGAAAAACACGAACCAAGATTCTATTCAATTACTATTAGTCCTTCAAAATATGAATTGCAAAAACTTCAGAACAGCAGCGAAGATTTAAAACGATACACCAGAGAACTGATGAAAGATTATGTGGCTTCATTCAATAGGGAAATCAAAGGGCGACCGGTTAACATCGATGATATAAAGTACTACGCAAAAATAGAGCATCAACGCACATTTAAAGGGACAGATTTTCAGGTAAAAGAGAACCAACCGTATGCCACGAAAATTCTTCAGCTCAAAACGGAAATCCGAAACGTTCAGGAAGGACGAGCTGAGGGGAATATTAAAAAGATGAAAAAGGAAATAGCAAAATTGGAAAAACAAGCGCCCCACCAACAAAACGGAAAACGGATAGTCCAGGGAATGCGAAAAGATGGAAACCAGAGCCACATCCATATTGTCGTTAGCCGTAAGGATGCGTCCAACAGATTCAGTTTATCGCCAGGAAGCAAATACAAAGCATCCGATGTGAAGTTGAATGGGGAAACCGTAAAACGGGGTTTTAACCGAGACAAGTTTTTTGAAAGAGCAGAAAAAACATTTGATAAGACTTTTGGCTATAAGCGAAACTTTGCCGAGACCTACAAAGCCCGAAAGGATTTTGTTAAAAATCCCAATCTCTATTTCGCCGCCTTGATAAAACTTCCAGCTAACGAAAAAGCCTTGGCTTTTAAAATGATAGCAAAAACCGGATTGCCGATAGTGCCAAATATTCCAGTTAGTCAAACACAGGTTGCACTTCGGGTTCTTAAACGGTTGAGACGTGGTGCTGAAATAGCAATCAAATCAAGTTCCATTGGAATTTAA